From the genome of Glycine max cultivar Williams 82 chromosome 2, Glycine_max_v4.0, whole genome shotgun sequence, one region includes:
- the LOC102663842 gene encoding pentatricopeptide repeat-containing protein At1g19720 yields MEKNLMILPSKPWPPLFIPSHCSIQLEWHGSTRVLANSNSVSITQRSNPKLIDTQLNQLCANGPLSEAVAILDSLAQQGSKVRPITFMNLLQACIDKDCILVGRELHARIGLVGKVNPFVETKLVSMYAKCGHLDEAWKVFDEMRERNLFTWSAMIGACSRDLKWEEVVKLFYDMMQHGVLPDEFLLPKVLKACGKCRDIETGRLIHSVAIRGGMCSSLHVNNSILAVYAKCGEMSCAEKFFRRMDERNCISWNVIITGYCQRGEIEQAQKYFDAMREEGMKPGLVTWNILIASYSQLGHCDIAMDLIRKMESFGITPDVYTWTSMISGFSQKGRINEAFDLLRDMLIVGVEPNSITIASAASACASVKSLSMGSEIHSIAVKTSLVGDILIANSLIDMYAKGGNLEAAQSIFDVMLQRDVYSWNSIIGGYCQAGFCGKAHELFMKMQESDSPPNVVTWNVMITGFMQNGDEDEALNLFQRIENDGKIKPNVASWNSLISGFLQNRQKDKALQIFRRMQFSNMAPNLVTVLTILPACTNLVAAKKVKEIHCCAIRRNLVSELSVSNTFIDSYAKSGNIMYSRKVFDGLSPKDIISWNSLLSGYVLHGCSESALDLFDQMRKDGVHPNRVTLTSIISAYSHAGMVDEGKHAFSNISEEYQIRLDLEHYSAMVYLLGRSGKLAKALEFIQNMPVEPNSSVWAALMTACRIHKNFGMAIFAGERMHELDPENIITQHLLSQAYSVCGKSLEAPKMTKLEKEKFVNIPVGQSWIEMNNMVHTFVVGDDQSTPYLDKLHSWLKRVGANVKAHISDNGLCIEEEEKENISSVHSEKLAFAFGLIDSHHTPQILRIVKNLRMCRDCHDSAKYISLAYGCEIYLSDSNCLHHFKDGHCSCRDYW; encoded by the coding sequence atggAGAAGAACCTCATGATTCTACCAAGTAAACCATGGCCTCCTCTGTTTATACCTTCTCACTGTTCCATCCAATTGGAGTGGCATGGCTCAACAAGGGTCCTTGCAAACTCCAACAGTGTCTCCATAACCCAAAGGTCAAACCCAAAATTGATAGATACCCAGTTGAATCAGCTATGTGCCAATGGTCCCCTGAGTGAGGCTGTGGCAATTCTTGACTCTCTGGCTCAGCAAGGGTCCAAGGTGAGACCCATTACCTTCATGAACCTGCTTCAGGCTTGCATTGATAAAGACTGCATTTTGGTGGGTAGGGAGTTGCATGCTAGgattgggttggtgggaaaagTGAACCCTTTTGTGGAGACCAAGTTGGTCAGCATGTATGCCAAGTGTGGGCACTTGGATGAGGCGTGGAAGGTGTTTGATGAAATGCGTGAGAGGAATTTGTTCACTTGGTCTGCCATGATTGGTGCCTGCTCCAGAGACCTTAAGTGGGAGGAAGTTGTGAAGCTTTTTTATGATATGATGCAACATGGGGTTTTGCCTGATGAGTTTTTGCTCCCAAAGGTTTTGAAAGCCTGCGGGAAGTGCAGGGATATTGAGACTGGGAGGTTGATCCATTCGGTGGCGATTCGGGGGGGAATGTGCTCTTCTTTGCATGTGAACAATTCAATTCTGGCTGTGTATGCTAAGTGTGGGGAGATGAGTTGTGCAGAGAAGTTCTTTAGGAGAATGGATGAGAGGAATTGTATTTCCTGGAATGTGATTATAACCGGGTATTGCCAGAGGGGTGAGATTGAACAAGCTCAGAAATATTTTGATGCAATGCGGGAGGAGGGAATGAAACCAGGATTGGTAACTTGGAACATTTTGATTGCCAGTTATAGTCAGTTAGGGCATTGTGATATTGCTATGGATTTAATCAGGAAGATGGAGAGTTTTGGGATTACTCCAGATGTATATACTTGGACATCTATGATTTCTGGGTTTAGTCAAAAGGGAAGGATAAATGAAGCTTTTGATTTGTTGCGGGATATGCTTATAGTAGGGGTTGAGCCCAACAGTATCACAATTGCTAGTGCAGCCTCGGCATGTGCGTCGGTAAAATCACTAAGTATGGGATCAGAAATCCATTCTATTGCTGTTAAGACTAGTTTGGTTGGTGATATTCTAATTGCTAATTCACTGATTGACATGTATGCTAAGGGTGGCAATCTGGAAGCTGCTCAAAGCATTTTTGATGTGATGTTACAGAGAGATGTATATTCTTGGAACTCAATTATTGGAGGATATTGCCAAGCTGGTTTCTGTGGCAAAGCCCATGAGTTATTTATGAAAATGCAGGAGTCTGATTCACCACCTAATGTTGTTACATGGAATGTGATGATCACAGGATTTATGCAGAATGGTGATGAGGATGAGGCGttgaatctttttcaaagaattGAGAATGATGGGAAAATTAAGCCAAATGTAGCATCATGGAATTCGTTAATTTCTGGTTTCCTGCAGAATAGACAAAAGGACAAGGCCTTGCAGATATTTCGACGGATGCAGTTTTCCAACATGGCTCCCAACTTAGTTACAGTTCTCACTATCCTTCCTGCCTGTACAAACTTAGTGGCTGCaaagaaagtgaaagaaatTCATTGTTGTGCAATACGTAGAAATTTAGTGTCTGAACTTTCTGTATCAAATACATTCATTGACAGTTATGCTAAGTCAGGAAATATAATGTACTCCAGAAAAGTATTTGATGGATTGTCCCCAAAAGATATCATCAGTTGGAACTCTCTGCTTTCTGGTTATGTTTTGCATGGCTGTTCAGAGTCTGCCCTTGATCTTTTTGATCAAATGAGGAAGGATGGAGTTCATCCAAATAGAGTTACTCTTACAAGTATTATCTCAGCTTATAGTCATGCTGGAATGGTGGATGAGGGTAAGCATGCTTTCTCCAACATCAGTGAAGAATATCAGATTAGATTAGATCTGGAACATTATTCTGCTATGGTCTATTTGCTTGGTCGTTCAGGTAAGCTTGCCAAAGCATTGGAGTTTATTCAAAACATGCCTGTTGAACCTAATTCCTCTGTATGGGCCGCCTTGATGACTGCCTGCAGAATTCATAAGAATTTTGGAATGGCAATCTTTGCAGGAGAACGTATGCATGAGTTGGATCCTGAAAATATAATAACTCAGCATTTACTTTCACAGGCATATTCTGTATGTGGGAAGTCTTTGGAAGCTCCAAAAATGACAAAGctggagaaagaaaagtttgtTAACATACCTGTTGGGCAAAGCTGGATTGAAATGAATAACATGGTCCATACTTTTGTTGTTGGTGATGATCAGTCAACACCATATTTGGACAAGCTACATTCTTGGCTAAAACGGGTAGGTGCAAATGTCAAGGCACATATTTCTGACAATGGACTTTGCATTGAGGAAGaggagaaggaaaatattagtAGTGTACATAGTGAAAAACTTGCATTTGCATTTGGTTTAATAGATTCTCATCACACACCTCAAATTTTACGTATAGTAAAGAATTTGAGAATGTGTAGAGATTGCCACGACTCAGCTAAGTACATATCATTGGCATATGGAtgtgaaatatatttaagtgatTCAAATTGCTTACACCATTTTAAAGATGGTCATTGTTCTTGTAGGGATTATTGGTAG